A window from Solanum stenotomum isolate F172 chromosome 7, ASM1918654v1, whole genome shotgun sequence encodes these proteins:
- the LOC125869913 gene encoding toMV susceptible protein tm-2-like yields the protein MAEILLTSVINKSIEIAGNLLIQEGTHLYWLKEDIDWIQREMRHIRSYVDNAKTKEAGGDSRVKNLLKDIQQLADEFAMEIEKIKRRVIDIDRIRTTYNIIDTDNNNDDCVLWDRRRLFLHADETEVIGLDDDFNMLQAKLLDQDLHYGVVSIVGMPGLGKTTLAKKLYRLVRDQFECSGLVYVSQQPRAGEILLGIAKEVGLTEKKRKENLEDNLRSLLKIKRYLILLDDIWDVEIWDDLKLVLPECDSKVGSRIIITYHNISMDD from the exons atggctGAAATTCTTCTTACATCAGTAATCAATAAATCTATAGAAATAGCTGGAAATCTACTGATTCAAGAAGGAACGCATTTATATTGGTTGAAAGAGGACATCGATTGGATCCAGAGAGAAATGAGACACATTCGATCATATGTAGACAACGCTAAGACCAAGGAAGCTGGAGGAGATTCAAGGGTGAAAAACTTGTTAAAAGATATTCAACAACTTGCAG ATGAGTTTGCTATGGAGATtgagaagataaaaagaagGGTTATTGACATTGACCGTATAAGGACAACTTACAACATCATAGATACAGATAACAATAATGATGATTGTGTTCTATGGGACCGGAGAAGATTATTCCTTCATGCTGATGAAACAGAGGTCATCGGTTTGGATGATGACTTCAATATGCTACAAGCCAAATTACTTGATCAAGATTTGCATTATGGAGTTGTTTCCATTGTTGGCATGCCCGGTCTGGGGAAAACAACTCTTGCCAAGAAACTTTATAGGCTCGTTCGTGATCAATTTGAGTGTTCTGGACTGGTCTACGTTTCACAACAGCCAAGAGCGGGAGAAATCTTACTCGGCATAGCCAAGGAAGTTGGACTGAcggaaaagaaaaggaaggaaaattTGGAGGACAACCTGCGATCActcttgaaaataaaaaggtATCTTATCCTCCTAGATGACATTTGGGATGTTGAAATTTGGGATGATCTGAAACTTGTCCTTCCCGAATGTGATTCAAAAGTTGGCAGTAGAATAATTATCAC GTACCATAACATCAGCATggatgattaa
- the LOC125869910 gene encoding leucine-rich repeat receptor-like serine/threonine-protein kinase BAM1 codes for MSREQFWAEVAITLAVFILLHGHTSLATVPNISIDEAALLALRSHISSHPNNILPSNWSSSTPICTWIGITCSSCHHRVTALDISSMQLHGTIPPHLGNLSFLISLDISDNTFHGGFPEELAHLRRLKLINVTSNNFSGAIPSFFSLLPNLRFVYLSSNQFLGKIPTSFSNLTKLEVLRIQRNFLDGEIPREIGDLRYLTVLDLQYNQLTGSIPPSIFNITTVQVIALTGNNLTGKLPRTI; via the exons ATGTCGAGAGAACAG TTTTGGGCAGAAGTTGCAATCACTCTTGCAGTTTTCATTCTACTCCATGGCCATACATCACTTGCTACTGTTCCTAATATTAGCATTGATGAAGCCGCTCTTCTTGCCTTGAGATCTCACATTTCTTCTCATCCTAACAACATCTTACCAAGCAACTGGTCTTCTTCAACCCCAATTTGCACATGGATCGGAATCACTTGCAGCTCCTGTCACCATAGAGTTACTGCTTTAGACATTTCTAGCATGCAACTTCACGGTACAATTCCTCCACATCTTGGAAACctgtcatttctcatctccCTTGACATCAGTGACAACACTTTCCACGGGGGTTTTCCAGAAGAGTTGGCTCATTTGCGGAGGTTGAAATTGATTAATGTCACGAGCAATAACTTCAGCGGAGCCATTCCGTCATTTTTCAGTTTGTTGCCAAATCTACGTTTTGTGTACCTATCGAGCAACCAATTTTTGGGGAAAATTCCAACTTCCTTTTCCAATCTAACAAAGCTGGAAGTGTTGAGAATACAGAGAAATTTTCTCGATGGAGAGATCCCTCGAGAAATCGGTGATCTTCGTTACTTGACTGTCCTAGACCTGCAATATAATCAGCTTACTGGCTCTATACCACCATCGATCTTTAACATTACTACAGTGCAAGTGATTGCTCTTACCGGTAACAATCTTACTGGAAAGCTTCCAAGAACTATATGA
- the LOC125871236 gene encoding probable glutathione S-transferase, whose product MAQVKLLGFWYSPFSHRVEWALKIKGVKYEYIEEDRNNKSSLLLQSNPIHKKIPVLIHNGKPIVESMVILEYIDETFDGPSILPKDPYDRALARFWAKFLDDKVTAVVNTFFRKGDEQEKGKEEVNEMLKVLDNELKDKKFFVGDKFGFADIVANMVALWLGVYEEASGVVLVTSQKFPKFCAWRDEYINCSQVKEYLPSRRDELLTFFHARVHARAQVTTSASASASK is encoded by the exons atgGCACAAGTAAAGTTGCTAGGTTTTTGGTATAGCCCATTTAGTCACAGAGTTGAGTGGGCTCTAAAGATTAAGGGAGTCAAATATGAATATATAGAAGAAGATAGAAATAACAAGAGCTCTCTACTTCTTCAATCAAATCCAATTCACAAGAAAATCCCAGTGCTCATTCACAATGGCAAGCCCATTGTTGAGTCTATGGTCATTCTCGAATACATTGATGAGACATTTGATGGCCCTTCCATCTTGCCTAAAGATCCTTATGACCGTGCTTTAGCTCGTTTCTGGGCTAAGTTCCTTGATGATAAG GTGACCGCTGTGGTGAATACTTTCTTTcgcaaaggagatgagcaagaGAAAGGTAAAGAGGAAGTAAATGAGATGTTGAAAGTTCTTGATAATGAACTCAAGGATAAGAAGTTCTTTGTAGGTGACAAATTTGGGTTTGCTGATATTGTTGCAAATATGGTTGCACTTTGGCTAGGAGTTTATGAAGAAGCTTCTGGAGTTGTATTAGTGACGAGTCAAAAATTTCCTAAATTTTGTGCTTGGAGAGATGAATATATTAATTGTAGCCAAGTCAAGGAATATCTACCTTCAAGAAGAGATGAGTTGCTTACTTTTTTCCATGCCCGAGTTCATGCTCGTGCTCAAGTTACAACTTCTGCTTCTGCTTCTGCttcaaaatga